A window of the Cygnus atratus isolate AKBS03 ecotype Queensland, Australia chromosome 4, CAtr_DNAZoo_HiC_assembly, whole genome shotgun sequence genome harbors these coding sequences:
- the ZAR1 gene encoding zygote arrest protein 1 isoform X1 → MSEEAMESYLYAAYPPYSYRYPQPKGKAGAAGGWRPRGGGYFSAYGEAAAAAAAEYFDNYQRAQLKAILSQVNPNLTPRLRKANTKEVGVQVNPRQDASVQCSLGPRTLLRRRAGPAARLREADPEQDLEQDPERYAEQEQGSPATTSTRAVRFPRTIAVYSPMASRRLTAFLEEPEQEPSAVGEEAAEKQQREAEAAAVRASWEKPPEGEAKAEAEPLGQRPAAAPGPEGSREKEEEKEQKEQEARAEPPAAPQKREAAPGKTRLRFQFLEQKYGYYHCKDCNIRWESAYVWCVQGTNKVYFRQFCRTCQKSYNPYRVEDITCQSCKQTRCTCPVKLRHVDPKRPHRQDLCGRCKGKRLSCDSTFSFKYII, encoded by the exons ATGTCGGAGGAGGCGATGGAGAGCTACCTGTACGCCGCCTACCCGCCGTACTCGTACCGCTACCCGCAGCCCAAGGGCAaggcgggggctgcgggcggctgGCGGCCCAGGGGGGGCGGCTACTTCTCGGCCTacggcgaggcggcggcggcggcggcagccgaGTACTTCGACAACTACCAGCGGGCGCAGCTGAAGGCCATCCTGTCGCAGGTGAACCCCAACCTGACGCCGCGGCTCCGCAAGGCCAACACCAAGGAGGTGGGCGTCCAGGTGAACCCGCGGCAGGACGCCTCGGTGCAGTGCTCCCTGGGGCCCCGCACGCTGCTCCGCcgccgggccggccccgccgccaggcTCCGCGAAGCGGATCCGGAGCAGGACCTGGAGCAGGATCCGGAGCGGTACgcggagcaggagcagggcagccccgcCACCACCAGCACCCGCGCCGTGCGCTTCCCCCGCACCATCGCCGTGTACTCGCCCATGGCGTCCCGCAGGCTCACCGCCTTCCTCGAGGAGCCCGAGCAGGAGCCCTCGGCCGTCGGGGAGGAGGCGGCCGAGAAGCAGCAGCGGGAGGCGGAGGCGGCCGCCGTGCGGGCCAGCTGGGAGAAGCCCCCCGAGGGCGAGGCCAAGGCCGAGGCCGAGCCGCTggggcagcgcccggccgccgccccggggccggaGGGGAGCcgggagaaggaggaggagaaggagcagaaggagcaggaggcGCGGGCGgagccgccggcagccccccaGAAGCGGGAGGCGGCCCCGGGCAAGACCCGGCTGCGCTTCCAg TTCCTGGAGCAGAAGTACGGCTACTACCACTGCAAGGACTGCAACATCCGCTGGGAGAGCGCCTACGTCTGGTGCGTGCAGGGCACCAACAAG GTCTATTTCCGTCAGTTCTGCCGGACCTGCCAGAAGTCCTACAACCCGTACCGCGTGGAGGACATCACCTGCCAG AGCTGCAAGCAGACGAGGTGCACCTGCCCCGTGAAGCTGCGCCACGTGGACCCCAAGAGGCCCCACCGCCAGGACCTCTGCGGGAGGTGCAAGGGGAAACGCCTCTCCTGCGACAGCACCTTCAGCTTCAAGTACATTATCTGA
- the ZAR1 gene encoding zygote arrest protein 1 isoform X2 produces the protein MESYLYAAYPPYSYRYPQPKGKAGAAGGWRPRGGGYFSAYGEAAAAAAAEYFDNYQRAQLKAILSQVNPNLTPRLRKANTKEVGVQVNPRQDASVQCSLGPRTLLRRRAGPAARLREADPEQDLEQDPERYAEQEQGSPATTSTRAVRFPRTIAVYSPMASRRLTAFLEEPEQEPSAVGEEAAEKQQREAEAAAVRASWEKPPEGEAKAEAEPLGQRPAAAPGPEGSREKEEEKEQKEQEARAEPPAAPQKREAAPGKTRLRFQFLEQKYGYYHCKDCNIRWESAYVWCVQGTNKVYFRQFCRTCQKSYNPYRVEDITCQECIFAQTSALCCRFPFSQRTCPSS, from the exons ATGGAGAGCTACCTGTACGCCGCCTACCCGCCGTACTCGTACCGCTACCCGCAGCCCAAGGGCAaggcgggggctgcgggcggctgGCGGCCCAGGGGGGGCGGCTACTTCTCGGCCTacggcgaggcggcggcggcggcggcagccgaGTACTTCGACAACTACCAGCGGGCGCAGCTGAAGGCCATCCTGTCGCAGGTGAACCCCAACCTGACGCCGCGGCTCCGCAAGGCCAACACCAAGGAGGTGGGCGTCCAGGTGAACCCGCGGCAGGACGCCTCGGTGCAGTGCTCCCTGGGGCCCCGCACGCTGCTCCGCcgccgggccggccccgccgccaggcTCCGCGAAGCGGATCCGGAGCAGGACCTGGAGCAGGATCCGGAGCGGTACgcggagcaggagcagggcagccccgcCACCACCAGCACCCGCGCCGTGCGCTTCCCCCGCACCATCGCCGTGTACTCGCCCATGGCGTCCCGCAGGCTCACCGCCTTCCTCGAGGAGCCCGAGCAGGAGCCCTCGGCCGTCGGGGAGGAGGCGGCCGAGAAGCAGCAGCGGGAGGCGGAGGCGGCCGCCGTGCGGGCCAGCTGGGAGAAGCCCCCCGAGGGCGAGGCCAAGGCCGAGGCCGAGCCGCTggggcagcgcccggccgccgccccggggccggaGGGGAGCcgggagaaggaggaggagaaggagcagaaggagcaggaggcGCGGGCGgagccgccggcagccccccaGAAGCGGGAGGCGGCCCCGGGCAAGACCCGGCTGCGCTTCCAg TTCCTGGAGCAGAAGTACGGCTACTACCACTGCAAGGACTGCAACATCCGCTGGGAGAGCGCCTACGTCTGGTGCGTGCAGGGCACCAACAAG GTCTATTTCCGTCAGTTCTGCCGGACCTGCCAGAAGTCCTACAACCCGTACCGCGTGGAGGACATCACCTGCCAG
- the SLC10A4 gene encoding sodium/bile acid cotransporter 4 — MAGSEQPPAAAGADGALGDRSLSQGLSVLVGLALCVTMLGLGCAVELGQLGQQLRRPVGVLLALLGQFVAMPLLAFLLALLFALDEVAAVAVLLCGCCPGGNLSNLMSVLVDGDMNLSIIMTASSTLLALFLMPLCLWVYSRHWINTALVQLLPLGAVSLTLGSTLLPIGLGVLVRYRHPRAADLLVKISLWSLLVTLVILFILTGTMLGPDLMAHIPASVYAIAVLMPLAGYALGYGLATVFKMPPHCRRTVSLETGCQNVQLCTAILKLTFPPQLIGSMYMFPLLYALFQSAEAGLFVLAYKMYGRDSYKQEALGEEEDTDISYKKLKEEEVADTSYGTVTAEEHGSVPMEPTQTAL; from the exons ATGGCCGGCTCggagcagcccccggcggcggccggggccgaCGGGGCGCTCGGGGACCGCTCCCTGAGCCAGGGCTTGAGcgtgctggtggggctggcgCTGTGCGTGAccatgctggggctgggctgcgccgtggagctggggcagctgggccAGCAGCTGCGGCGGCCcgtgggggtgctgctggcgctgctgggGCAGTTCGTGGCCATGCCGCTGCTGGCCTTCCTCCTCGCCCTCCTCTTCGCCCTGGACGAGGTGGCGGccgtggctgtgctgctgtgcgGCTGCTGCCCCGGGGGAAACCTCTCCAACCTCATGTCGGTGCTCGTCGACGGGGACATGAACCTCAG TATTATCATGACCGCCTCGTCCACGCTGCTGGCCCTGTTCCTGATGCCCCTGTGCCTCTGGGTGTACAGCCGCCACTGGATCAACACGGCGCtggtgcagctgctgcccctggggGCGGTGAGCCTGACGCTgggcagcaccctgctgcccaTCGGCCTGGGGGTGCTCGTCCGCTACCGGCACCCCCGCGCCGCCGACCTGCTGGTTAAG ATCTCCCTGTGGTCCCTCTTGGTGACTCTGGTGATCCTGTTCATCCTGACGGGGACCATGCTGGGACCAGACCTGATGGCACACATTCCTGCATCCGTCTACGCCATCGCAGTGCTGATGCCTCTGGCGGGGTACGCCTTGGGATACGGCTTAGCCACCGTCTTTAAAATGCCCCCACACTGCAGGAGAACGGTCTCGTTGGAAACAGGGTGCCAAAACGTCCAGCTCTGCACCGCCATCCTAAAACTCACCTTCCCCCCGCAGCTCATAGGGAGCATGTACATGTTTCCCTTGCTGTACGCGCTGTTTCAGTCGGCAGAAGCAGGACTCTTTGTGCTGGCGTACAAGATGTACGGGAGAGACAGCTACAAACAAGAGGCGCTCGGTGAAGAGGAAGACACGGATATTTCCTACAAGAAGCTGAAAGAAGAGGAGGTGGCCGACACCTCGTACGGCACGGTGACCGCGGAGGAGCACGGCTCGGTTCCGATGGAGCCGACGCAGACCGCACTTTAG